A region of the Methylomagnum ishizawai genome:
GCGGCGCCAACGAGCTGAAGCTGGCCGAGTTCGACCGCTGGGCCGAGCCGGTCCAGGATAACGTGGTGCAGGTCTTGGCCGAGAACCTCTCGCTCCTGCTGCCCGGCCAGAAGGTGGTGGTCTATCCCTGGAACCGTTCGCAGGAGATCGATTACCAGGTGGCGGTGCGGGTGGTCCGCTACGACCGGGCGGATTCGGGCGATGTGGTGTTGAAGGCGCGGTGGAGCGTATCGAGTCCCACCAACGACAACGAATTGCTGGCGCGGGAAGCCAGCTACACGGCGCACCCGGCGGGGCCGGATTACCGGGCCACGGTGGAGGCGATGAACCACGCTTTGAACGATCTCAGCCGGGATGTGGCGGCGGCGGTGAAGGGATTGCGCGGCGCTTCCTTGTGAGGAAGGACCGTCCAGGCCGGGGCATCGCCGTGCCGGACGTTCTTGGCGGGGGTGGATTTTAGGCGCGCAAGCTATGGCTGTGGCCTGAAAGCCGCTCCCGCATGATTTTGGGATATTCTAGGGGAGGGGGTTGCGCACGGCCCGGTGCCGTGTCATCAAGCGGGTTTTTTCCTGGTACAATAGAACGTTTAACAAAAACTCGCTAATAACAGCTGGGATTTACGGATTCTCCGCCCATGCCGGTCCGCATTATATTGGGTTCGGACGATGGGAAGGGTTTCCGCCACGGCGGCATCGGCTGATCGTCGAGGAATGCGGGAGGCCGTCCGCGCCGGGGGATTCCGCACTATAACAGGTATAGAGGCAACATCGGGCAATATCATGATAAGCAAGGAACCAGAATTAAAGCAAAGGCAGCATAGCTACACCCGCGAGGAATTGATCCAATGCGGACGGGGAGAAATGTTCGGTCCCGGCAACGCCGAACTGCCGCTTCCGCCCATGCTGATGTTCGACCGTATCACCCATATCAATTCCGAGGGCGGCCTTTACGAAAAGGGTTCGATCATCGCCGAGTTGGATGTGTGCCCCGACCTGTGGTTTTTCGACTGCCATTTCATGAACGATCCCGTCATGCCCGGTTGCCTCGGGCTTGATGCCATGTGGCAGATGATCGGTTTCTATCTCGGCTGGATGGGGGGTAAGGGCCGGGGCCGGGCCTTGGGTGTGGGCGAGGTCAAATTCCGCGGCCAGGTGTTGCCCACGAATCGGCTGGTCGTCTACCGGATCAATTTGAAGCGGGTCATCATGCGCAAATTGGTCATGGGGATCGCCGACGCCGAGTTGGAGTGCGATGGCAAGGTCATCTACGAAGCCTCCGATCTCAGGGTCGGCCTCTTCACCTCCACGGACGCCTTTTGACGAGGTTGCACGATATGAAGCGCGTAGTTGTAACGGGTATCGGGGTGGTTTCCAGCCTCGGGAACAATCGCTCGGAAGTGACCGACGCCCTGCGGCAGGGCCGGAGCGGTATCCGCTTCAGCGAGGAATACCGGGAAATGAAATTCCGCAGCCAGGTCCATGGCCCGATCAAGCTGGACCCGGACGAGTTGATCGACCGCAAAATCCGCAGGTTCATGGGCGATGGCGCGGCCTACAATTACCTCGCCATGCAGGAGGCCATCGGCGACGCCGGTTTGGAAGAATCCGAAGTCTCGAACCCACGCACCGGCCTGGTGATGGGCTCCGGCGGTCCTTCCACCTCCAATCTGCTGTTGGCTTGGGATAGCTACCGCGAGAAGGGCATCAAGAAGGTCGGCCCGTACATGGTGCCGCGCACCATGTCGAACACCAATTCCGCCTGCCTCGCCACGCCGTTCAAGATCAAGGGCGTGAATTACTCGATCAGTTCGGCCTGCGCCACCAGCGCCCATTGTGTCGGCAACGCCGCCGAATTGATCCAATTGGGCAAGCAGGATGTGGTTTTCGCCGGTGGTGGCGAAGAAGTGCATTGGACCATGACGGTGTTGTTCGATGCCATGAACGCTTTGTCGTCCAAGTACAACGACACGCCGGAAGTCGCTTCCCGCGCCTACGACGCCGACCGCGATGGTTTCGTGATCTCGGGCGGGGCCGGGGTGCTGGTGCTGGAGGAACTGGAACACGCCAAGGCGCGCGGGGCCAAAATCTACGGTGAATTGATCGGCTATGGCGCGACCTCCGATGGCTACGATATGGTCCAGCCTTCCGGCGAAGGCGCGGTGCGCTGCATGCGGCAGGCCATGGAACAGGTGGCCGGCCCGATTGATTACATCAACGCCCATGGCACCAGCACCCCCATCGGCGATATTCGCGAGTTGCAGGCCGTGAAGGAAGTGTTCGGGGCCGAAATCCCGCCGATCAGTTCCACCAAGTCCCTGTCCGGCCATGCGCTGGGCGCGGCGGGTGTCCACGAGGCGATTTATTCGCTGTTGATGATGGAGGGGCGTTTCATCTGCGCTTCGGCCAATATCGACAACCTCGACCCCGGCGCGGACGGCGTGCCCATCGTGCGGCAGCGGATCGACAATGCCCGCATCGATATCGCCATGTCCAACAGCTTCGGCTTCGGCGGCACCAACGCCAGCTTGGTGTTCCAACGCTATGGTGGATAGCGCGACCCTGGCGCTTGGCGAAAAGCAGCGCTACGAGTTCAACAAGCTGCAAAAACGCCTGCGCCGCCAGGTGGGCGAGGCGATCGCCGATTACCGGATGATCGAGGCGGGCGACAAGGTGATGGTCTGCTTGTCCGGGGGCAAGGATTCCTACACCTTGCTCGACATCCTGCTCAGCCTCCAGATGAGCGCCCCGGTGCGCTTCGAAATCGTCGCCGTCAACCTGGACCAGAAACAGCCCGGCTTTCCCGAGCATATCTTGCCCAAGTACCTGGAAAGCCGGGGCGTGCCCTTCGACATCATCGAGCAGGATACCTACAGCATCGTCAAGCGGGTGGTCCCCGAGGGCAAAACCACCTGCGGACTATGCTCCCGGCTCAGGCGCGGGGTGTTGTACCGCTACGCCGCCGAGAACGGCATCACCAAGATCGCCTTGGGCCACCATCGCGACGATATCCTGGAAACCTTCTTCCTCAACCTGTTCTACGGCGGGGCGCTCAAGGCCATGCCGCCCAAACTCCTCAGCGACGACCGGCGGCATGTGGTGATCCGCCCCTTGGCCTATTGCAAGGAGCGGGATATCGCGGCTTATGCCGAGGTCCGGGATTTCCCCTTGATCCCCTGCAACCTATGCGGCTCCCAGGAAAACCTCCAGCGCCAAGCCATGAAGGCCATGTTGGCCGAATGGGAAAAGCGCCATCCGGGGCGGGTGGAGACCATTTTCACGGCGCTGGGCAATGTGGCCCCCTCGCAATTGGCCGACCGCGCCTTGTTCGATTTCGCGGGTTTGGAGCGGCTACGCGGGACGGGGGCCGCCTCCGCCGGGGAGGTCGATACGGCGGCGGGTTTGGAGGTGTTGTTCTTATAATCCGCCGCCCACCATAGGCTTTCCGCCCAGGCCGGCGGGCCGTGGCGGGCGAAAAACAAAGGCCCCTCTTGCATTTTTAGGAAATCTTCTTTATAAAGTCGCCGTGCTATCGGCACTACCAACTATAAATCTTAGAGCTTTGTAATTGAGGAGGATCTTATGAAAAAGTTGCTTTGCGTTGTTAGCGTTCTCATGATGTCCCTGGTTGTTGTTGGCTGCGGTAACTCCCCGGACGGCGACAAGCAGAAGCTGGAAGCCCCGGTTTCCATGAACTAAGTTATCCGGTAATTCAAGCCTGAAGATTCCCGTCCTTGAAAACAGCTTTGTTCAAGCCAAGTAAAGCGGCGAAATCAAAATAACTTTTTCAGGCACCGAATCCTAGCCCAGATGATAA
Encoded here:
- a CDS encoding PqiC family protein; protein product: MRRSLLILAYAVLLSAAGCGSTPPTRFYTLAPLAASGAKTEAAGLGLALGLGPVELPKSMDRPQIVTRSGANELKLAEFDRWAEPVQDNVVQVLAENLSLLLPGQKVVVYPWNRSQEIDYQVAVRVVRYDRADSGDVVLKARWSVSSPTNDNELLAREASYTAHPAGPDYRATVEAMNHALNDLSRDVAAAVKGLRGASL
- the fabA gene encoding 3-hydroxyacyl-[acyl-carrier-protein] dehydratase FabA, whose translation is MISKEPELKQRQHSYTREELIQCGRGEMFGPGNAELPLPPMLMFDRITHINSEGGLYEKGSIIAELDVCPDLWFFDCHFMNDPVMPGCLGLDAMWQMIGFYLGWMGGKGRGRALGVGEVKFRGQVLPTNRLVVYRINLKRVIMRKLVMGIADAELECDGKVIYEASDLRVGLFTSTDAF
- the fabB gene encoding beta-ketoacyl-ACP synthase I, with the protein product MKRVVVTGIGVVSSLGNNRSEVTDALRQGRSGIRFSEEYREMKFRSQVHGPIKLDPDELIDRKIRRFMGDGAAYNYLAMQEAIGDAGLEESEVSNPRTGLVMGSGGPSTSNLLLAWDSYREKGIKKVGPYMVPRTMSNTNSACLATPFKIKGVNYSISSACATSAHCVGNAAELIQLGKQDVVFAGGGEEVHWTMTVLFDAMNALSSKYNDTPEVASRAYDADRDGFVISGGAGVLVLEELEHAKARGAKIYGELIGYGATSDGYDMVQPSGEGAVRCMRQAMEQVAGPIDYINAHGTSTPIGDIRELQAVKEVFGAEIPPISSTKSLSGHALGAAGVHEAIYSLLMMEGRFICASANIDNLDPGADGVPIVRQRIDNARIDIAMSNSFGFGGTNASLVFQRYGG
- the ttcA gene encoding tRNA 2-thiocytidine(32) synthetase TtcA; the encoded protein is MVDSATLALGEKQRYEFNKLQKRLRRQVGEAIADYRMIEAGDKVMVCLSGGKDSYTLLDILLSLQMSAPVRFEIVAVNLDQKQPGFPEHILPKYLESRGVPFDIIEQDTYSIVKRVVPEGKTTCGLCSRLRRGVLYRYAAENGITKIALGHHRDDILETFFLNLFYGGALKAMPPKLLSDDRRHVVIRPLAYCKERDIAAYAEVRDFPLIPCNLCGSQENLQRQAMKAMLAEWEKRHPGRVETIFTALGNVAPSQLADRALFDFAGLERLRGTGAASAGEVDTAAGLEVLFL